One part of the Prunus persica cultivar Lovell chromosome G5, Prunus_persica_NCBIv2, whole genome shotgun sequence genome encodes these proteins:
- the LOC18776959 gene encoding 11-beta-hydroxysteroid dehydrogenase 1B, which yields MPCLALYTTKPQTKQIAFKSIFIISENLRTSQKNICICCHQLVMLGLNLIHKFLNLVAPPFTFFSLCLFLPPFYLFKSFLSVLSSIFSENVNGKVVLITGASSGIGEHLAYEYAKRGARLVLVGRREDSLREVVDRASDCGSPDVLMVRADVSKVEDCKRIVDETINHFGRLDHLVNNAGITSLGMLEEATDITNFRAIMDTNFWGSVYTTRFAIPHLRSSKGKIVVLSSAASWLPIPRQSIYNASKAALLSMYETLRVEFGPNIQITIVTPGYIESELTQGKFLMSDDGEMIVDQDLRDAQVSATPVGSVEGCAKAIVNSVCRGDRYLTEPEWFGVTYIWKVFCPELLEWGYRLMYVTRPGSSAKEAPSKKILDYTGAKNVLYPETLHSPEVKTD from the exons atgccttgccttgcttTATATACAACGAAACCCCAAACCAAACAGATAGCTTTCAAatccatcttcatcatctcagAAAATCTCAGAACATCTCAGAAAAATATCTGTATCTGTTGTCATCAACTAGTCATGTTGGGTCTTAATCTTATCCACAAGTTCTTGAATCTTGTAGCTCCCCCTTTTACCTTCTTCTCCCTCTGCCTCTTCCTGCCACCCTTTTATCTCTTCAAGTCCTTCCTCTCCGTGTTGAGCTCCATTTTCAGTGAAAACGTCAATGGAAAGGTGGTCCTCATCACCGGTGCCTCCTCTGGTATTGGAGAG CATTTGGCTTATGAGTATGCAAAAAGAGGGGCACGGTTAGTTCTTGTTGGGAGGAGAGAGGACTCATTGAGAGAAGTTGTTGATCGAGCAAGTGACTGTGGCTCCCCAGATGTTCTTATGGTTCGTGCTGATGTTTCCAAGGTTGAAGACTGCAAGAGAATTGTTGATGAAACAATCAACCACTTTGGAAGGT TGGACCATCTGGTGAATAATGCTGGGATCACTTCACTTGGCATGTTGGAAGAAGCAACTGATATCACTAATTTTAGAGCCATCATG GACACAAACTTCTGGGGTTCAGTTTATACGACCCGTTTTGCAATTCCACATCTGAGAAGCAGCAAAGGTAAAATCGTGGTGCTTTCTTCCGCTGCTTCGTGGTTGCCTATACCAAGGCAGAGCATTTACAAT GCAAGTAAAGCAGCTCTGTTAAGCATGTATGAGACCCTGAGAGTTGAGTTTGGTCCAAACATCCAAATCACAATTGTAACTCCTGGATACATAGAGTCTGAGCTCACCCAAGGCAAATTTTTAATGAGTGATGACGGCGAGATGATAGTGGATCAAGACTTGAGAGAT GCTCAAGTAAGTGCGACTCCAGTTGGGTCAGTGGAAGGGTGCGCAAAAGCAATAGTGAACAGTGTGTGCCGTGGGGACAGGTACTTGACAGAGCCAGAATGGTTCGGGGTGACATATATATGGAAGGTGTTTTGCCCTGAGCTGCTGGAGTGGGGTTATAGATTGATGTACGTGACAAGGCCAGGCTCTTCGGCCAAAGAAGCACCAAGCAAGAAGATCTTGGATTACACTGGAGCCAAGAACGTACTCTACCCTGAAACCCTCCACAGTCCTGAAGTCAAGACAGATTGA
- the LOC18777947 gene encoding histone chaperone RTT106 gives MDPIKILKFKAMHKHNKRHHQPFNTLFLYTLTALTCSLFCFSPLWLPSLTSSMKAFVFVSVPKISSLFLSSKFVFILGNLIVVALVGESKIFSTVSSASNIVDQYESMKRCQTLQSSSTHHQKEPKNLSTYVEEKVLLKRTCGDEEAIEGKGWDEESEEVVVKVKEDIDEDEDEDDDDDDDQKLNQRADDFIARVTERRLFELELDNCFCNSEK, from the coding sequence ATGGATCCCATCAAGATCTTGAAGTTCAAAGCAATGCACAAGCACAACAAGAGGCATCACCAGCCTTTCAACACTCTCTTCCTTTATACTTTGACAGCATTAACTTGCAGTCTGTTTTGTTTTAGCCCTTTATGGCTTCCCTCTTTAACTTCTTCCATGAAGgcctttgtctttgtttctGTCCCAAAAATCAGTTCACTGTTTTTGAGCTCCAAGTTTGTGTTCATACTAGGCAATCTCATTGTTGTTGCCCTTGTTGGAGAATCCAAAATCTTTTCCACAGTCTCTTCTGCATCTAATATTGTTGACCAATATGAAAGCATGAAAAGGTGCCAAACCCTTCAGAGCTCTTCCACCCACCACCAAAAGGAACCCAAGAATCTGAGTacttatgtggaagaaaaggTGCTGCTGAAGAGGACTTGTGGAGATGAAGAAGCTATAGAAGGGAAAGGATGGGATGAAGAAAGTGAGGAAGTAGTGGTGAAGGTGAAAGAGGATatagatgaagatgaagatgaagatgatgatgatgatgatgatcagaAATTGAACCAAAGAGCTGATGATTTTATTGCAAGGGTCACTGAAAGAAGGCTGTTTGAATTGGAGCTAGATAACTGCTTTTGCAACAGTGAAAAGTGA
- the LOC18777006 gene encoding HVA22-like protein e isoform X2, which produces MGKAWTMLTQLHSLAGPVVTLLYPLYASVIAIESTSKIDDEQWLAYWIIYSFLTLLEMVIQPALEWLPIWYEVKLVFVAWLVLPQFQGAAFLYEKYVRQQLRRYRDGRDHPQSSQKSPTGKGKNKFVQFMTPKNGEQEAY; this is translated from the exons ATGGGAAAAGCCTGGACCATGCTTACCCAACTTCATTCACTGGCTGG GCCAGTGGTGACGTTGCTTTACCCCTT ATATGCATCAGTGATAGCCATAGAGAGCACATCTAAGATAGATGATGAGCAGTGGCTTGCTTATTGGATCATCTACTCTTTCCTCACTCTCTTGGAGATGGTAATCCAACCAGCTCTAGAGTG GTTACCAATTTGGTATGAAGTGAAGCTTGTGTTTGTGGCATGGTTGGTTCTTCCACAATTCCAAGGTGCAGCTTTCTTGTACGAGAAATATGTGAGACAGCAGCTCAGGAGGTATAGAGATGGGAGAGATCATCCTCAATCCTCCCAGAAGTCCCCCACTGGGAAAGGAAAGAACAAGTTTGTGCAGTTCATGACCCCCAAGAAT GGGGAGCAGGAGGCTTATTGA
- the LOC18777006 gene encoding HVA22-like protein e isoform X1 — MGKAWTMLTQLHSLAGPVVTLLYPLYASVIAIESTSKIDDEQWLAYWIIYSFLTLLEMVIQPALEWLPIWYEVKLVFVAWLVLPQFQGAAFLYEKYVRQQLRRYRDGRDHPQSSQKSPTGKGKNKFVQFMTPKNQGEQEAY; from the exons ATGGGAAAAGCCTGGACCATGCTTACCCAACTTCATTCACTGGCTGG GCCAGTGGTGACGTTGCTTTACCCCTT ATATGCATCAGTGATAGCCATAGAGAGCACATCTAAGATAGATGATGAGCAGTGGCTTGCTTATTGGATCATCTACTCTTTCCTCACTCTCTTGGAGATGGTAATCCAACCAGCTCTAGAGTG GTTACCAATTTGGTATGAAGTGAAGCTTGTGTTTGTGGCATGGTTGGTTCTTCCACAATTCCAAGGTGCAGCTTTCTTGTACGAGAAATATGTGAGACAGCAGCTCAGGAGGTATAGAGATGGGAGAGATCATCCTCAATCCTCCCAGAAGTCCCCCACTGGGAAAGGAAAGAACAAGTTTGTGCAGTTCATGACCCCCAAGAAT CAGGGGGAGCAGGAGGCTTATTGA
- the LOC18776586 gene encoding palmitoyl-acyl carrier protein thioesterase, chloroplastic isoform X1, whose amino-acid sequence MASMAARTYNIATLCLPRDMCKAEKNEMATKLGFYRSRRVAMITSKNGKFSVRTSAGGTPRSVETINGKVNGVHVGEGTLFGNKNSTELIKDSDIDAPAHSSLHGNFVEGRFVYRQTFVIRSYEIGPDKTATMETLMNLLQETALNHVTSSGLAGNGFGATREMSIRKLIWVVTRIFIQVQRYSSWGDVVEIDTWVDAAGKNGMRRDWIIRDYKTQEIITRATSTWVIMNRETRRLSKIPEQVRQEVLPFYLNRVAVATEKNDSEKIDKLTDGTAGRIRSGLAPRWSDMDANQHVNNVKYIGWILEQSVPINVLRDYDLTSMTLEYRRECRQSNLLESMTSATASLAEDSNCKNNSINRRPDLEYTHLLRMQADKAEIVRARTEWHLKQKHKLH is encoded by the exons ATGGCATCAATGGCAGCAAGAACTTACAACATTGCTACACTATGCCTTCCAAGGGACATGTGCAAGGCAGAGAAGAATGAGATGGCCACCAAATTGGGGTTTTATCGTTCAAGGCGTGTAGCAATGATCACaagcaaaaatggaaagtTTTCGGTGAGAACCAGCGCCGGAGGAACTCCTAGAAGTGTGGAGACAATCAATGGAAAGGTCAATGGGGTTCATGTGGGAGAGGGTACATTGTTTGGAAACAAAAATAGTACAGAGTTAATTAAAGATAGTGACATTGATGCACCTGCTCATTCCTCTTTGCATGGAAATTTTGTTGAGGGCAGGTTTGTATATAGGCAGACCTTCGTAATCAGGTCTTATGAGATTGGACCAGACAAAACTGCCACCATGGAAACGCTCATGAATCTCCTTCAg GAAACAGCTCTAAATCATGTGACAAGCTCTGGCCTGGCTGGAAACGGGTTCGGTGCTACCCGTGAGATGAGCATCCGGAAGCTTATTTGGGTCGTCACCCGCATCTTCATTCAAGTACAGAGATATAGCTCCTG GGGAGATGTTGTTGAAATAGATACTTGGGTGGATGCAGCAGGCAAAAATGGAATGCGCAGGGATTGGATCATCCGAGACTACAAGACTCAAGAAATCATTACAAGAGCTACAAG CACTTGGGTGATCATGAACAGAGAAACAAGAAGGCTGTCCAAGATTCCAGAACAAGTGAGACAGGAAGTGCTACCATTCTACCTAAACAGAGTTGCAGTCGCCACTGAGAAAAATGACAGCGAAAAAATCGACAAGCTCACCGACGGCACTGCAGGGAGGATCCGCTCAGGCTTAGCA CCCAGATGGAGTGACATGGATGCCAACCAGCATGTAAACAATGTGAAATACATTGGATGGATTTTGGAG CAGAGTGTGCCCATCAATGTGTTAAGAGATTATGATCTCACAAGCATGACATTGGAGTATAGACGTGAATGCAGGCAATCAAACTTGCTTGAGTCCATGACAAGTGCAACAGCAAGTTTGGCTGAAGACTCCAATTGCAAGAACAACTCCATCAACCGTAGGCCCGACCTAGAGTACACGCATCTGCTTCGGATGCAGGCCGATAAGGCCGAGATAGTACGAGCACGAACAGAGTGGCATCTCAAGCAAAAACATAAGTTGCACTGA
- the LOC18776586 gene encoding palmitoyl-acyl carrier protein thioesterase, chloroplastic isoform X2, which translates to MASMAARTYNIATLCLPRDMCKAEKNEMATKLGFYRSRRVAMITSKNGKFSVRTSAGGTPRSVETINGKVNGVHVGEGTLFGNKNSTELIKDSDIDAPAHSSLHGNFVEGRFVYRQTFVIRSYEIGPDKTATMETLMNLLQETALNHVTSSGLAGNGFGATREMSIRKLIWVVTRIFIQVQRYSSWGDVVEIDTWVDAAGKNGMRRDWIIRDYKTQEIITRATSTWVIMNRETRRLSKIPEQVRQEVLPFYLNRVAVATEKNDSEKIDKLTDGTAGRIRSGLAPRWSDMDANQHVNNVKYIGWILESVPINVLRDYDLTSMTLEYRRECRQSNLLESMTSATASLAEDSNCKNNSINRRPDLEYTHLLRMQADKAEIVRARTEWHLKQKHKLH; encoded by the exons ATGGCATCAATGGCAGCAAGAACTTACAACATTGCTACACTATGCCTTCCAAGGGACATGTGCAAGGCAGAGAAGAATGAGATGGCCACCAAATTGGGGTTTTATCGTTCAAGGCGTGTAGCAATGATCACaagcaaaaatggaaagtTTTCGGTGAGAACCAGCGCCGGAGGAACTCCTAGAAGTGTGGAGACAATCAATGGAAAGGTCAATGGGGTTCATGTGGGAGAGGGTACATTGTTTGGAAACAAAAATAGTACAGAGTTAATTAAAGATAGTGACATTGATGCACCTGCTCATTCCTCTTTGCATGGAAATTTTGTTGAGGGCAGGTTTGTATATAGGCAGACCTTCGTAATCAGGTCTTATGAGATTGGACCAGACAAAACTGCCACCATGGAAACGCTCATGAATCTCCTTCAg GAAACAGCTCTAAATCATGTGACAAGCTCTGGCCTGGCTGGAAACGGGTTCGGTGCTACCCGTGAGATGAGCATCCGGAAGCTTATTTGGGTCGTCACCCGCATCTTCATTCAAGTACAGAGATATAGCTCCTG GGGAGATGTTGTTGAAATAGATACTTGGGTGGATGCAGCAGGCAAAAATGGAATGCGCAGGGATTGGATCATCCGAGACTACAAGACTCAAGAAATCATTACAAGAGCTACAAG CACTTGGGTGATCATGAACAGAGAAACAAGAAGGCTGTCCAAGATTCCAGAACAAGTGAGACAGGAAGTGCTACCATTCTACCTAAACAGAGTTGCAGTCGCCACTGAGAAAAATGACAGCGAAAAAATCGACAAGCTCACCGACGGCACTGCAGGGAGGATCCGCTCAGGCTTAGCA CCCAGATGGAGTGACATGGATGCCAACCAGCATGTAAACAATGTGAAATACATTGGATGGATTTTGGAG AGTGTGCCCATCAATGTGTTAAGAGATTATGATCTCACAAGCATGACATTGGAGTATAGACGTGAATGCAGGCAATCAAACTTGCTTGAGTCCATGACAAGTGCAACAGCAAGTTTGGCTGAAGACTCCAATTGCAAGAACAACTCCATCAACCGTAGGCCCGACCTAGAGTACACGCATCTGCTTCGGATGCAGGCCGATAAGGCCGAGATAGTACGAGCACGAACAGAGTGGCATCTCAAGCAAAAACATAAGTTGCACTGA
- the LOC109949294 gene encoding heavy metal-associated isoprenylated plant protein 7-like: protein MGEEEKKMEEKKPEEVKKPEAEEKKEEKKEEEKKPEAEEKKEEKKADAAPPLPPPPQEIVLKVYMHCEGCARKVKRRLKGFQGVEDVSTDCKTHTVVVKGEKADPIKVLERVQRKSRGQVELLSPIPKPPAEEKKPEEKEQPKPEEKKEEPVVITVVLKVHMHCDACAQEIKKRILRMKGVESAEPDLKSSEVTVKGVFDPPQLVEYVHKRTGKHASIVKQEPEKKDKEEAKEEEKKGGEEGDKDKKGKDEEAKPEEKKGDEAPPAAAAAPDAAAAAEGGAATEETKVVELMKKNEYYYYPPRYAMELYAYPPQIFSDENPNACSVM from the exons ATGGGGGAG GAGGAGAAAAAAATGGAGGAGAAAAAGCCAGAGGAGGTGAAGAAGCCAGAGGcagaggagaagaaagaagagaagaaagaagaagagaaaaagccTGAAGCTgaggaaaagaaggaagagaagaaggcTGATGCTGCTCCTCCACTGCCACCGCCACCTCAAGAAATTGTGCTCAAAGTTTATATGCATTGTGAAGGCTGTGCTCGCAAGGTCAAGAGGCGTCTCAAAGGCTTTCAAG GGGTGGAAGATGTGAGCACAGATTGCAAGACTCACACGGTGGTTGTGAAGGGTGAGAAGGCTGATCCAATTAAGGTTCTTGAGAGAGTTCAGAGGAAGAGTCGTGGACAGGTTGAGCTTCTCTCTCCAATCCCAAAGCCACCAGCTGAGGAGAAGAAGCCTGAAGAGAAAGAGCAACCCAAGccagaggaaaagaaagaagag CCTGTGGTTATCACAGTGGTGCTGAAGGTTCACATGCATTGTGATGCTTGTGCACAAGAAATCAAGAAACGCATTCTGAGAATGAAAG GAGTGGAATCTGCTGAACCAGATCTAAAGAGCTCAGAAGTGACAGTAAAGGGTGTGTTTGATCCACCCCAGCTAGTAGAGTATGTGCACAAAAGGACTGGGAAGCATGCTTCCATTGTGAAACAAGAACcagaaaagaaagacaaagaAGAAGCCAAAGAGGAGGAGAAAAAAGGTGGTGAAGAAGGTGACAAAGATAAGAAAGGTAAAGATGAAGAGGCAAAaccagaagagaagaaaggtgATGAAGCTCcacctgctgctgctgctgctcctgatgctgctgctgctgcagaaGGAGGAGCTGCCACAGAAGAGACCAAGGTGGTGGAGCtcatgaagaaaaatgaatattattattaccCACCAAGGTATGCCATGGAGTTGTATGCCTACCCACCTCAGATCTTCAGTGATGAGAACCCAAATGCCTGCTCTGTTATGTAA
- the LOC18777513 gene encoding UDP-arabinopyranose mutase 1 yields MAQLRDLKDELDIVIPTIRNLDFLEMWRPFFQPYHLIIVQDGDPSNTIGVPEGFDYELYNRNDVNRILGPKASCIPFKDSACRCFGFLVSKKKYIFTIDDDCFVAKEPNGKEINALEQHIRNLLTPSTPLFFNTLYDPFANGSDFVRGYPFSLREGLPTAISHGLWLNIPDYDAPTQLVKPRERNTRYVDAVMTIPKGTLFPMCGMNLAFDRELIGPAMYFGLMGDGQPIGRYDDMWAGWCAKVICDHLLLGVKTGLPYIWHSKASNPFVNLKKEYKGIYWQEDIIPFFQSIALREECTSVQDCYIELANKVKERLGPIDPYFEKLGDAMVTWIEAWNELNPPPPPAQTATVAHPNVAMKN; encoded by the exons ATGGCTCAATTGCGTGATCTGAAAGACGAGCTTGACATTGTGATCCCAACAATCAGGAACCTTGATTTCTTGGAGATGTGGAGGCCTTTCTTTCAGCCCTACCACCTCATCATTGTCCAAGATGGTGACCCCTCCAACACCATTGGGGTCCCTGAGGGCTTTGACTACGAGCTCTACAACCGCAACGATGTGAACAGGATCCTAGGTCCCAAGGCCAGCTGCATACCTTTCAAAGACTCTGCATGCCGCTGCTTCGGTTTCTTGGTCTCCAAGAAGAAGTACATCTTCACCATCGATGACGATTGCTTT GTGGCGAAGGAGCCTAATGGGAAAGAGATAAATGCTTTGGAACAACACATCAGGAACCTGTTGACACCATCAACTCCATTGTTCTTCAACACACTATATGACCCGTTTGCGAACGGGTCGGACTTTGTTCGCGGGTACCCATTTAGCTTAAGAGAAGGTCTGCCCACTGCTATTTCTCACGGGCTTTGGCTCAATATCCCTGACTATGATGCCCCAACTCAGCTAGTCAAGCCTCGTGAGCGCAACACCAG GTATGTGGATGCTGTGATGACAATCCCCAAAGGAACCCTTTTCCCAATGTGTGGGATGAACTTAGCTTTTGACAGGGAGCTGATAGGCCCAGCCATGTATTTTGGGCTCATGGGTGATGGCCAACCCATAGGCAGATACGATGATATGTGGGCTGGCTGGTGTGCCAAG gtGATATGTGACCATTTGTTGCTAGGGGTGAAGACAGGGCTGCCATACATATGGCACAGCAAGGCAAGTAACCCATTTGtgaatttgaagaaagagTACAAGGGCATATACTGGCAGGAAGATATCATTCCATTTTTCCAATCAATCGCGCTCCGAGAAGAGTGCACAAGTGTCCAAGATTGCTACATTGAGCTTGCCAACAAGGTCAAGGAAAGGCTTGGCCCTATTGATCCTTACTTTGAGAAGCTTGGGGATGCCATGGTTACTTGGATTGAAGCCTGGAATGAGCTcaacccaccaccaccaccagcacAAACTGCAACTGTGGCTCATCCAAATGTTGCCATGAAAAACTAA
- the LOC18777012 gene encoding probable WRKY transcription factor 43, whose translation MEHNQILFLALPKSSESASPNLSSNPSNISQVFPRFHFDSAGLMKKEAKIYQHCGTSYGSVDKMKPGKKEGGKETKKHKYAFQTRSQVDILDDGYRWRKYGQKTVKNSKFPRSYYRCTHQGCIVKKQVQRLSKDEEIVVTTYEGIHSHPTDETSAENFDQILRHLQTYNA comes from the exons ATGGAGCACAACCAAATACTTTTCCTGGCTTTACCAAAATCATCAGAGTCAGCCTCTCCTAATCTTTcatcaaacccatcaaatATTTCTCAAGTGTTTCCTCGTTTTCACTTTGACAGCGCAGGCCTAAtgaagaaagaagcaaaaatttaTCAGCATTGTGGAACCTCTTATGGTTCAGTGGACAAGATGAAACCCGGCAAGAAAGAAGGTGGCAAAGAGACCAAGAAGCACAAATACGCATTTCAAACAAGGAGCCAGGTTGATATACTTGATGATGGGTACCGATGGCGAAAATACGGGCAAAAAACAGTTAAAAACAGTAAATTTCCTAG AAGCTACTATAGGTGCACGCATCAAGGGTGCATTGTCAAAAAGCAAGTCCAACGCCTTTCGAAAGATGAAGAGATTGTTGTGACGACATATGAAGGAATCCATTCACATCCCACTGATGAAACTTCCGCAGAAAACTTTGACCAGATACTGAGACATTTACAAACATATAATGCCTAA
- the LOC18776535 gene encoding uncharacterized protein LOC18776535: MKTQKGKERPTMKTHQVEEEKESVTKLQKQFMNLQQDWDSYKQSNPRAKRRHSTNSSSFTMVKNLDQLIDTSPRHLMSSLQHGLSPSQGEWRVRTNDLVVEEIRRERRAAIESGKLKGRRLFEAEECETEMCFGGTEGIWCGGNGLAQESEVRSVSFDDSDGDDDDGSGKSKEIAVCFQGCSKTSSSSSSSLSDEDVEREVEIEARMKLVSVEEKRVANKNEGGNGRRCMAMIMPWLAIALLGFAIFFIRGFAEYLNVDEVVLVPT, from the coding sequence atgaaaacccaaaagggAAAAGAGCGCCCTACCATGAAAACTCACcaagtagaagaagaaaaagaaagtgtgACCAAACTGCAGAAGCAGTTCATGAACTTGCAGCAAGACTGGGATTCATACAAACAGTCTAACCCAAGAGCCAAGAGGAGGCATTCAACCAACTCATCAAGTTTCACCATGGTGAAAAATCTTGATCAGCTCATTGACACTTCTCCAAGGCACCTCATGTCTTCACTTCAACATGGACTGTCACCTTCCCAAGGAGAATGGCGAGTGAGGACCAATGATTTGGTGGTGGAGGAGattaggagagagagaagggcaGCCATTGAGAGTGGTAAGTTGAAGGGAAGGAGGCTTTTCGAGGCAGAGGAATGTGAAACAGAGATGTGTTTTGGAGGAACAGAAGGGATATGGTGCGGTGGGAATGGTTTGGCGCAAGAGAGTGAGGTGAGATCAGTGTCTTTTGATGATtctgatggtgatgatgatgatggctctggtaagagcaaagagattGCAGTTTGCTTTCAGGGTTGTTCTAaaacttcttcatcttcatcttcttctttgtctgATGAGGATGTGGAGAGAGAGGTGGAGATAGAGGCAAGAATGAAATTGGTTAGTGTGGAAGAGAAAAGGGTTGCTAACAAAAATGAAGGTGGTAATGGAAGAAGGTGCATGGCTATGATCATGCCTTGGCTTGCCATTGCTTTACTTGGATTTGCAATTTTCTTTATCAGAGGTTTTGCTGAATATCTAAATGTAGATGAGGTGGTTCTAGTCCCAACATGA
- the LOC18775793 gene encoding SUMO-activating enzyme subunit 1B-1: MDGEELTEQETALYDRQIRVWGAGAQRRLSKAHILVCGITGTIAEFCKNIVLAGVGSLTLVDDRAVTEEALSANFLIPSDENVCAGKTLTELCRDSLKDFNPMVRVSVEKGDLSSFGAEFYSKFDVVVVSCCSFTTKKLINEKCRKLSKRVAFYTVDCRDSCGEIFVDLQHHKYSKQKREETIECELHYPSFEESISIPWKALPRKFSKLYFAMRVIERFEEVEQRKPGELSIADLPAVVKLKKELCVAQSLNESHIPNVLLERLVTDTREFPPVCPIIGGILGQEVIKAISGKGDPLKNFFFFDAMDGKGIIEDVSGKP; encoded by the exons ATGGACGGCGAGGAGTTGACTGAGCAGGAGACTGCTCTTTACGATCGCCAAATTAGGGTTTGGGGCGCTGGTGCCCAGAGAag aCTGAGCAAAGCTCATATACTAGTCTGTGGAATTACTGGAACTATTGCTGAG TTTTGCAAGAATATTGTACTAGCCGGAGTTGGTAGTTTGACACTGGTTGATGATCGGGCTGTGACCGAAGAAGCGCTTTCTGCCAACTTTCTGATACCTTCTGATGAAAATGTGTGTGCCGGGAAAACTCTAACTGAACTTTGTCGTGATTCTCTGAAAGATTTCAATCCGATGGTTCGCGTTTCTGTAGAAAAAG GTGATTTGTCAAGCTTCGGAGCAGAGTTCTACAGTAAGTTTGATGTTGTCGTTGTCAGTTGTTGCTCCTTCACGACTAAA AAATTGATAAATGAAAAATGCCGAAAGTTATCAAAGCGTGTGGCATTTTATACAGTTGACTGTAGAGACTCTTGTGGTGAAATATTTGTTGATCTGCAACACCACAAATACTCGAAG CAAAAACGGGAGGAAACAATCGAATGCGAACTACATTATCCAAGTTTTGAG GAATCAATTTCAATACCTTGGAAAGCACTTCCCAGGAAATTCTCAAAACTATACTTTGCTATGCGAG TAATAGAAAGGTTTGAAGAAGTTGAGCAACGTAAACCTGGAGAATTATCAATTGCAGATCTTCCTGCTGTTGTGAAGTTGAAAAAGGAGCTCTGTGTGGCACAG TCATTGAACGAATCTCATATCCCAAATGTCCTCCTCGAAAGACTGGTGACTGATACAAGAGAATTTCCTCCAGTTTGTCCCATCATTGGGGGGATTCTCGGACAG GAGGTCATTAAGGCAATATCAGGCAAAGGAGACCCCCTCaagaatttcttcttcttcgacgCTATGGATGGAAAGGGCATAATAGAGGACGTATCAGGGAAGCCTTGA